Proteins encoded together in one Halothermothrix orenii H 168 window:
- a CDS encoding carbohydrate ABC transporter permease has protein sequence MSKHGSSNSNKNGSVIHITVNKYVIGILMGIVSVIWFIPIYFMIINSFKPFREVLMYTSRFPEKFNLNNFVEVWEKANYLKLFTNSIIITSISLLGIVILASMAAYKLARSHDNVSKGLLVYFILTLVIPFQAVMIPLVKIMKDINVIDTRIGIILVYIALGSPMAIFLYYGYIKTLPMSLEEAALIDGAGEFQIFFKIIFPLLKPITSTVIILQSLWIWNDFLLPLITLQSEANKTIPLGTTATFMGQYTHRWDLAITAMFLASLPLMVLYFFVQKYIVKGIVKGAIKG, from the coding sequence ATGAGCAAGCATGGTTCTAGCAACAGTAACAAAAATGGAAGTGTCATTCATATAACTGTTAACAAATATGTCATTGGTATATTAATGGGAATTGTTTCTGTAATCTGGTTTATTCCTATATATTTTATGATAATAAATTCTTTCAAACCATTCCGGGAGGTATTGATGTATACTTCCCGGTTTCCTGAAAAGTTCAATTTAAATAATTTTGTTGAGGTCTGGGAAAAGGCTAATTACTTAAAATTATTTACAAATTCAATTATAATTACATCAATATCCCTTCTGGGAATTGTTATTTTGGCATCAATGGCCGCATACAAGCTAGCCCGTTCTCATGATAACGTAAGCAAAGGTCTGTTAGTATATTTTATTTTAACCCTGGTCATTCCTTTTCAGGCTGTAATGATACCCCTGGTAAAAATCATGAAAGATATTAATGTTATAGATACCCGTATTGGAATTATACTGGTTTATATCGCACTGGGTTCACCCATGGCAATTTTTTTGTATTATGGGTATATTAAAACATTACCGATGTCGTTAGAAGAAGCAGCCCTTATTGATGGAGCCGGTGAGTTTCAAATATTTTTTAAAATAATATTTCCCCTGTTAAAACCAATCACCAGTACAGTAATTATTTTACAATCTTTATGGATCTGGAATGATTTTTTACTACCCTTGATAACACTTCAATCTGAGGCAAATAAGACCATACCCCTGGGAACAACAGCAACATTTATGGGCCAGTATACTCATCGCTGGGACCTGGCAATTACAGCCATGTTTCTGGCTTCATTGCCTTTAATGGTATTGTATTTCTTTGTCCAGAAATATATAGTAAAGGGGATAGTAAAGGGTGCCATTAAAGGATAA
- a CDS encoding LacI family DNA-binding transcriptional regulator yields the protein MITIYDVAKEAGVSPSTVSRVLNNYNNVTETTRKKVEAACKKLKYVPNANASSLKKDNTKTLALIIPDIENPFFISILKGFDDKANKLGYDTILCNTDERLEKEKDYIKMVLKKRIDGVAISTVGKTSEHISEFSDRNIPYILLDRKVEGLDADIVCGDNYQGAIDLVNHLINNGHKDIAMITGPLHVSTSRERFEGYKTALNRAGISVEEDYIKIDYVSQDYSGEKAYEMTKELLGLNEPPTAIFVANNLMALEVYKALKEEGISVPDDIAIVCFDDLNLIYEIEPFFTVMKQPAYTMGEAAAEILIKRIEMSDNGHRKRKIVFEPELIIRKSSIKDST from the coding sequence ATGATTACTATTTATGATGTAGCTAAGGAAGCGGGAGTTTCACCTTCTACAGTATCAAGAGTTTTAAATAATTATAATAATGTAACTGAAACAACAAGAAAAAAAGTAGAAGCGGCCTGTAAAAAACTAAAATATGTCCCCAATGCTAATGCCAGTAGCCTTAAAAAAGATAATACTAAAACATTAGCATTAATAATTCCAGATATAGAGAATCCTTTTTTTATTTCAATTTTAAAAGGATTTGATGATAAGGCTAATAAGTTAGGTTATGATACTATTTTATGTAATACGGATGAAAGGTTAGAGAAAGAAAAAGATTATATAAAGATGGTATTAAAAAAAAGAATAGATGGTGTAGCTATAAGTACAGTAGGAAAAACGAGTGAACATATAAGTGAATTTAGTGATAGAAATATTCCATATATATTATTAGATCGTAAAGTTGAGGGATTAGATGCAGATATTGTATGTGGTGATAATTATCAAGGTGCAATAGACTTAGTCAACCATCTTATAAATAATGGACATAAGGATATAGCTATGATTACTGGGCCTTTACATGTATCAACTAGTAGAGAGAGATTTGAAGGGTATAAAACTGCTTTAAATAGAGCAGGTATCAGTGTTGAAGAGGATTATATTAAAATTGATTATGTAAGTCAAGATTATTCTGGAGAAAAAGCTTATGAAATGACAAAGGAATTATTGGGTTTAAATGAACCCCCAACTGCTATATTTGTAGCTAATAATTTAATGGCCCTGGAAGTTTATAAAGCTTTGAAAGAGGAAGGAATATCTGTACCTGATGATATTGCGATAGTGTGTTTTGATGATCTTAATTTAATTTATGAAATAGAGCCGTTCTTTACTGTTATGAAGCAACCTGCTTATACAATGGGAGAAGCTGCGGCAGAGATATTAATTAAAAGAATTGAAATGAGTGATAATGGACATAGAAAAAGAAAAATAGTTTTTGAACCAGAATTGATAATCAGAAAATCATCCATTAAAGATAGTACGTAA
- a CDS encoding ABC transporter substrate-binding protein, translated as MTRKALFVALVVLLLTVGFLSVGDVQASEKYQILVSPKGLSQSYWLTVKAGAEAAAKELGAEIVWRGPAQETDVAKQVNVINDFVNKKIDAIVVAATDANALIPPLKRAHEAGIPVITIDSGINADFPISHIATNNKEAAKKAAEVLANIIGKKGEVACIPFVAGAATSIARENGFKEGISNYKNIDLVAVQYSQSDYATAMKVTENILTAHPNLKGIFAANEAGAVGAARALKARGKTADVILVGFDAAQTEIDAMKEGIIDALIVQRPYMMGYEGVKNAVAALEGEEVEKLIDTGVVVATPDNMNDPEVYKVLFPLKQ; from the coding sequence ATGACTAGGAAAGCGTTATTTGTTGCTTTGGTAGTATTGTTGCTCACAGTTGGATTTTTAAGTGTAGGAGATGTACAGGCATCAGAAAAATATCAAATTTTAGTTAGTCCAAAAGGTTTAAGTCAATCTTATTGGTTAACTGTAAAAGCTGGGGCAGAAGCAGCTGCTAAAGAATTAGGTGCAGAAATTGTTTGGAGAGGTCCTGCTCAGGAAACAGATGTGGCTAAACAAGTAAACGTAATCAATGATTTTGTAAACAAAAAGATAGACGCTATTGTTGTTGCTGCTACTGATGCTAATGCTTTAATACCACCTTTAAAAAGGGCACATGAAGCGGGAATTCCTGTAATTACTATAGATTCTGGTATTAATGCAGATTTTCCTATATCTCATATAGCTACCAATAATAAAGAAGCTGCCAAGAAAGCGGCTGAAGTTTTAGCAAATATAATTGGTAAAAAAGGTGAGGTTGCCTGTATACCTTTTGTAGCTGGTGCCGCAACTTCTATAGCCCGTGAAAATGGTTTTAAAGAGGGAATTTCAAATTATAAAAATATTGATTTAGTAGCTGTTCAGTATTCCCAGAGTGATTATGCTACAGCAATGAAAGTAACTGAGAATATTTTAACAGCACATCCAAATTTGAAAGGTATTTTTGCAGCTAATGAAGCAGGAGCAGTTGGTGCGGCAAGAGCCTTGAAAGCTAGAGGAAAAACAGCAGATGTAATATTAGTTGGTTTTGATGCAGCACAAACTGAGATAGATGCTATGAAAGAAGGTATTATTGATGCCCTGATTGTACAAAGACCATATATGATGGGATATGAAGGGGTAAAAAATGCTGTAGCTGCTTTGGAAGGAGAAGAAGTTGAAAAATTAATTGATACAGGAGTAGTTGTAGCCACTCCAGATAACATGAATGACCCTGAAGTTTATAAAGTCTTATTTCCATTAAAACAATAA